Part of the Leptospira yasudae genome is shown below.
ATACAAAAAGCCCCGTATTCAATCATCCAGACCTGATGGTTTCTGTTTCCGGGATTCGAGGAATTATTCCTACCGGCCTTTCTCCCGAAGTTATTTTTGACGCTTTGCGTGCGTTCGGAACTTGGATCGAAGGTTCCAAAATCGTAATCGGACGAGATTCTCGTCCTTCCGGCCCTTATATCGAAAATATCGCCCTCGGTTTGATGCAAGCCATGGGCAAAGACGTTTTACAACTCGGAATCGTTCCGACCCCGACCGTAAAGGCCGTAGTCAATCTTTCCAAGGCGGGAGGCGGGATTATGATCAGCGCCTCTCACAACCCGATCATCTGGAACGCGTTTAAGTTCGTAGGTCCGGGCGGATTCTTTACGGGAGCTGCGGACCTGGAAAAAATTCTGGATACGGTCCGCAATCAATCCTACAGACAAATTCAATACAAACCCGCTTCTAAGATCGTTTCGGGAAAAGAATGGTGTGAAAAGCACATCGAATCCGTTTTGAAACGGGTCAATGTAAATGCGATTCGCAAAAAGAAATACAAGGTTCTTGTGGACGCGGTCAACGGTGCGGGAAGTTCTCTGGTTCCCGAACTTCTCGAAAGACTTGGATGCAAGCCGATTCTTCTGCATTGCAGCCCGGACGGAACGTTCCCAAGGCCGCCCGAGCCGACTCCCGAGGCGCTCAAACAAACTTCCCGCAAAATGAAATCTTCCGGTGCGGATATCGGTTTTGCGCTCGATCCAGATGCGGATCGACTCGTGGTTCTCACTCCAAAAAAGGGCGCCATCTCTGAAGAATTCACGCTTCCTTTGAGCTTTCTTTCCTTAACTCTGGAAAAAGCTCCGAAAAAGGCCAATATGGTCGTGAATCTTTCCACGAGCTTTATCAACGAATTCGTCGCCGGCCAATACGGAGTTCCCGTTACGCGCTCTAAGGTCGGAGAAGCCAACGTGGTTGCGGACATGCGCGCCCACAAATCCATTTTCGGCGGAGAAGGAAACGGCGGTGTGATCGATCCGTCGGTCGCTTCTTTCGGAAGAGATTCTTTGTCCGGAATCGCTCATATTCTAAATGTGATGGCTGCGACCGGGAAGAAGATCGATTCGATCGTGGACGAACTTCCCGCGATTCACATGCAGAAAACCAGCTTCAAAGTGGCGGGTAAAAATCTGCAGGATATCTATTCCAAATTCAGGGGAGAATTCTCCAGCTTTTCCGAAGAAACCTTAGACGGCCTTCGATTGGCTTCCGAAGATTCCTGGATTCACATACGCCCTTCTAACACGGAACCCATCATTCGAGTCATCGGGGAAGCGAGGACCAAAAAAGACCTCAATTCTCTGCTGGACCGCGCGGGAAGGCTTATGGAGAATGCCTGAATATGTGTGGAATTGTCGGTTATGCCGGTAGTAAAAATGCGGAATCGGTACTTGTAGTCGGTCTAATCTGCCTCGAATACAGAGGTTACGATTCGGCTGGGATCGCCGTCCTCGATCAAGGGGACATCATCGTCAGAAAAGCAAAAGGAAAGATCAAGGACCTGGAAGCGCACCTGCGCGAATTTCCGGCTCCGGGGAACGTAGGGATCGGACATACTCGTTGGGCGACCCACGGAGAACCGAATCAGATCAACGCTCACCCCCATACGGATACGAATTCCACCGTTGCGGTAGTGCATAACGGAATCATCGAAAATTATCTCGAACTTAAAAACGAACTCAAGAAAAAAGGCCACGTATTTCAGAGTTTAACCGATACGGAAGTTCTTCCTCATTTGCTTGAAGAAAGCAAAAAGAACGGTAAGTCCAACAAGGACGCGTTCTTGGAATTGTTCGGAAAAATCCATGGTAAGTGGGCGGTTTCGACCGTGTTTGAAACGGAACCGGATCGAGTTTATTTCGCGCAAGACGGCGCGCCTCTTTTGATCGGAAAAGGAAAGGGAGAATACTTCCTCGCCTCCGATATTTCTCCTCTAACCAGAAACTGCGAAGAAGTGTATTATGTGAACTCGGGAGAATGGGGTTACTTCTCTCAAAACGAATTCAAGTTGTTCGACTTTTCCGGTAAGGAACTGACGCCCGTATTCAAAAAACAGGAACTTCGTTGGGAAGATCTCGATAAGGGCGGTTATCCGCACTACATGATCAAGGAAATCCACGAACAAGCCGGAATCTTCCGCAAGATCATCCAAGAACGAATCTTGGATAACGGTGAAATCGTTTTTCCCGAAATCAAACTCAACAAGGACGTTCTTTCCAGAGTCAACAGAATCATCATCCAAGCCGCGGGAACGAGTTATTACGCGGGAATGATCGGTAAACACTATCTCGAACATTTCGCGAAGATTCAAACGGACACAGAAGCATCTTCCGAATTCCGTTATAGAAACCCGGTCGTGGAAGGGGACACTCTCATTATGGGGATTTCGCAATCGGGAGAAACTGCGGACACGTTAGCTTCCATTCACGAAGCGAAAGCGAAGTTCATCAAAGTGGTTTCACTCGTCAATAACGTGAACTCTACGATCGCGAGAGAATCCGATTCTTACATTCGCACCGACGCGGGACCGGAGATCGGAGTTGCGAGTACGAAAGCGTTCACCGCTCAGGTTTTGAATCTTCTGTTATTCTCCATCTACATGGCGAACCTCAAGTGGCTCATCAGCGACGAAGAGAAAAAAGCTCTCATCGAAGAGATCAGACTTCTTCCCGCAAAGATCGATCGCATCCTCGCGCAAGCGAGCAAGATCGAGGAGATGTCTTCTCACTTTACGACCGCGAAGGATTTTATCTTTTTAGGAAGAACGTACAATCATCCGGTTGCGATGGAAGGCGCGTTGAAGTTGAAGGAAATTTCCTACATTCACGCTTCCGGTTATGCGGGAGGAGAATTCAAACACGGACCGATCGCACTCATCACGAACGAGGTTCCCGTCGTTTGTATCGCTCCTAAATCCGAAATTTATACGAAGATGGTTTCCAACATTCAGGAAATCAAAGCGAGAAAAGGAATCATCATTTCGATTGTAACCGAAGGAGATCACGAAGCGAAGTCGCTGTCGGATTATTCTTTCGAAATTCCGGAAT
Proteins encoded:
- the glmS gene encoding glutamine--fructose-6-phosphate transaminase (isomerizing); this translates as MCGIVGYAGSKNAESVLVVGLICLEYRGYDSAGIAVLDQGDIIVRKAKGKIKDLEAHLREFPAPGNVGIGHTRWATHGEPNQINAHPHTDTNSTVAVVHNGIIENYLELKNELKKKGHVFQSLTDTEVLPHLLEESKKNGKSNKDAFLELFGKIHGKWAVSTVFETEPDRVYFAQDGAPLLIGKGKGEYFLASDISPLTRNCEEVYYVNSGEWGYFSQNEFKLFDFSGKELTPVFKKQELRWEDLDKGGYPHYMIKEIHEQAGIFRKIIQERILDNGEIVFPEIKLNKDVLSRVNRIIIQAAGTSYYAGMIGKHYLEHFAKIQTDTEASSEFRYRNPVVEGDTLIMGISQSGETADTLASIHEAKAKFIKVVSLVNNVNSTIARESDSYIRTDAGPEIGVASTKAFTAQVLNLLLFSIYMANLKWLISDEEKKALIEEIRLLPAKIDRILAQASKIEEMSSHFTTAKDFIFLGRTYNHPVAMEGALKLKEISYIHASGYAGGEFKHGPIALITNEVPVVCIAPKSEIYTKMVSNIQEIKARKGIIISIVTEGDHEAKSLSDYSFEIPECSEILSPILNVIPLQLLAYYSAISRGCPPDQPRNLAKSVTVE
- the glmM gene encoding phosphoglucosamine mutase → MNTKSPVFNHPDLMVSVSGIRGIIPTGLSPEVIFDALRAFGTWIEGSKIVIGRDSRPSGPYIENIALGLMQAMGKDVLQLGIVPTPTVKAVVNLSKAGGGIMISASHNPIIWNAFKFVGPGGFFTGAADLEKILDTVRNQSYRQIQYKPASKIVSGKEWCEKHIESVLKRVNVNAIRKKKYKVLVDAVNGAGSSLVPELLERLGCKPILLHCSPDGTFPRPPEPTPEALKQTSRKMKSSGADIGFALDPDADRLVVLTPKKGAISEEFTLPLSFLSLTLEKAPKKANMVVNLSTSFINEFVAGQYGVPVTRSKVGEANVVADMRAHKSIFGGEGNGGVIDPSVASFGRDSLSGIAHILNVMAATGKKIDSIVDELPAIHMQKTSFKVAGKNLQDIYSKFRGEFSSFSEETLDGLRLASEDSWIHIRPSNTEPIIRVIGEARTKKDLNSLLDRAGRLMENA